A single Lactuca sativa cultivar Salinas chromosome 8, Lsat_Salinas_v11, whole genome shotgun sequence DNA region contains:
- the LOC111914253 gene encoding zinc finger BED domain-containing protein RICESLEEPER 2-like, with the protein MDDGGSTTNLLSPNKGMGVVTGVGIDNPSSQSVHGMDHTTTPNEETTSQIPNENESVREKNNETDEDEVQLTRKRKKTSKVWDDFVVVTLRDGKKKAECKHCESRLAITGSGPTSSYKRHLNSCTPHKQSLKNQQILNFQPSGCDVDFVPPLIGPDTKYDENKMREAIANWILSTEQPFATVEDVMFVKMMKTATPLFEKLSRVTITLQKRVLSFVHVPPPRTAVDIADGIYKCLQEWEIKDKIFTISVDNAAYNDKALRRLKETFSRVRKLSCGGRLFHIRCCAHILNLLVKDGLAIIDHIIGDVREGIKYINNSEGRRLNFSKAAHQMQIRDRKLMLDVPTRWNSTYDMLCMALKFKDAFPRYTQIYLKYAEYEPHFHHLPTDEDWENVQSVCTNIISGSDYPTANLYLIEVFRVKQTLDKGSLSTNDFIRDMVKKMKEKFDKYWGECHLVMAIASVLDPRFKMKLVEFCFPTLYQNSDENIKEVKNALYEMYSEYLEMHDTLVRESATHGSEHERNVLGLNEGTSLGSGWEAFGEFIKTADLERPEKSELDMYLEEGVYREKGQTGMESFNALEWWNVHKLKYRVLSLMARDVLAIPISTVASEATFSAGGRVIDPYRASLGSDTVQMLICGGDWIRQVHGVKKKLKKEEFPIEVLLPEVNTKFCVSEE; encoded by the exons ATGGATGATGGAGGGTCTACAACAAACCTATTAAGTCCAAACAAAGGAATGGGGGTTGTAACAGGTGTTGGGATTGATAATCCGTCATCACAATCAGTACATGGTATGGATCACACAACCACTCCAAATGAAGAAACAACTAGTCAAATCCCTAATGAAAATGAAAGTGTGAGAGAAAAAAATAACGAAACCGATGAAGATGAAGTACAATTAACGAGAAAACGGAAAAAAACATCAAAAGTATGGGACGACTTTGTTGTAGTTACACTCCGGGATGGTAAGAAAAAAGCCGAATGCAAACATTGTGAGTCAAGGTTGGCTATTACTGGTTCAGGTCCTACATCATCATATAAAAGACACCTAAACAGCTGCACCCCCCATAAACAATCGCTAAAAAACCAACAAATACTAAATTTTCAACCTAGTGGGTGTGATGTGGATTTTGTGCCACCATTGATCGGACCGGATACAAAATATGATGAAAACAAGATGAGGGAGGCCATAGCTAATTGGATACTAAGTACTGAGCAACCGTTTGCTACTGTGGAAGATgtaatgtttgtgaaaatgatgaaGACAGCTACTCCATTGTTTGAGAAATTAAGCAGAGTTACAATTAC ATTACAGAAACGTGTATTAAGTTTTGTACATGTTCCTCCTCCTCGTACTGCGGTTGATATTGCCGATGGTATTTACAAGTGTTTGCAAGAGTGGGAAATTAAAGATAAGATTTTCACCATCTCAGTTGACAACGCAGCTTATAATGACAAAGCTTTAAGAAGATTGAAAGAAACTTTTTCGCGTGTAAGAAAACTTTCATGTGGTGGTAGATTGTTTCATATACGATGTTGCGCACACATATTGAATCTTCTAGTGAAAGATGGTCTTGCAATAATTGATCATATCATCGGTGATGTTCGTGAGGGTATAAAGTATATTAACAATTCGGAGGGTAGACGTCTAAATTTTTCAAAGGCTGCACATCAAATGCAAATACGTGATCGGAAGTTAATGCTTGATGTTCCAACACGATGGAATTCAACCTATGATATGTTGTGCATGGCTTTAAAGTTCAAAGATGCTTTCCCAAGGTATACTCAAATATACCTTAAA TATGCAGAGTATGAACCACATTTTCATCACTTGCCAACTGACGAAGATTGGGAAAATGTTCAAAGC GTGTGCACGAATATCATCTCGGGCAGTGATTATCCTACTGCTAATTTATATCTAATTGAAGTGTTTAGAGTGAAGCAAACTCTTGATAAAGGTTCATTATCTACAAACGATTTTATTCGTGATATGGTGAAGAAAATGAAGGAAAAGTTTGACAAGTATTGGGGTGAGTGTCACCTTGTAATGGCAATAGCTTCTGTGTTAGATCCACGGTTCAAGATGAAGTTGGTTGAATTTTGCTTTCCAACACTTTATCAAAATTCAGACGAGAACATTAAAGAAGTGAAGAATGCACTTTATGAAATGTATTCGGAGTATTTAGAGATGCATGACACATTAGTTAGGGAATCTGCAACACATGGAAGCGAACATGAAAGAAATGTTTTAGGGTTGAATGAAGGTACATCACTTGGATCTGGATGGGAGGCATTTGGAGAGTTCATAAAGACTGCAGATTTGGAGAGACCAGAAAAGTCAGAGCTTGATATGTATTTAGAAGAAGGTGTTTATAGGGAGAAAGGACAAACAGGAATGGAATCATTTAATGCTTTAGAGTGGTGGAATGTGCACAAGTTAAAGTACCGTGTTTTATCATTGATGGCTAGAGATGTACTTGCAATCCCAATTTCTACGGTTGCATCTGAAGCAACTTTTAGTGCCGGCGGTAGAGTTATTGATCCATATCGAGCTTCATTGGGGTCCGACACGGTACAAATGTTGATTTGCGGAGGAGATTGGATTAGGCAAGTTCATGGAGTCAAGAAAAAATTAAag AAGGAGGAGTTTCCTATTGAGGTTTTACTGCCTGAGGTGAACACAAA GTTTTGTGTATCTGAGGAGTGA